One window of the Candidozyma auris chromosome 6, complete sequence genome contains the following:
- the PPH3 gene encoding phosphoprotein phosphatase PP4 catalytic subunit PPH3: protein MLQLDKIIEDIKQCKHVPERDVEEICSKVIEILVEEANIQQIYTPVTICGDIHGQFQDLLNLFETGGECPQTQYLFLGDFVDRGFYSLESLLLLLALKIRYPDRLTLIRGNHESRQITTVYGFYDECLRKYGSANVWRYCCEVFDYFSLGAIVGGQGGVFCVHGGLSPEINIVDEIRRLDRKQEVPHEGAMCDLLWSDPEDVPKWAVSPRGAGYLFGENEVNKFCRQNDISLIARAHQLVMEGYKEMFSGSLVTVWSAPNYCYRCGNIASILSINDNLEREYKVFDAVTKDTSIMPPKKPVVDYFI, encoded by the exons ATGCTACAGCTAGATAA GATCATAGAAGATATAAAGCAGTGCAAACACGTGCCTGAAAGAGACGTGGAGGAAATATGCCTGAAAGTGATCGAGATCCTCGTAGAGGAAGCGAACATCCAGCAAATCTATACACCTGTGACAATTTGTGGTGACATACACGGGCAGTTTCAAGACCTTCTAAATTTATTTGAAACCGGCGGTGAGTGTCCTCAGACACAATATCTATTCTTGGGAGATTTCGTTGATAGGGGGTTTTACTCGCTAGAGAGTCTCTTGCTTCTACTCGCGCTCAAGATAAGGTACCCAGACAGACTCACCTTGATACGAGGAAACCACGAATCAAGGCAGATCACCACGGTATACGGGTTCTATGATGAGTGTCTCCGGAAGTATGGCTCCGCCAATGTGTGGCGATATTGCTGTGAAGTGTTTGACTACTTCTCCTTGGGAGCCATTGTAGGAGGGCAAGGAGGAGTGTTCTGTGTTCATGGCGGGCTTAGTCCAGAAATCAATATCGTGGACGAGATACGTAGGCTCGACCGGAAACAAGAAGTGCCTCATGAAGGCGCCATGTGTGACTTGCTCTGGTCAGACCCTGAAGACGTGCCCAAATGGGCAGTGCTGCCTCGAGGAGCAGGATACCTATTTGGAGAGAATGAGGTCAACAAATTTTGTCGCCAGAATGACATTCTGTTGATTGCACGAGCGCACCAGCTTGTGATGGAGGGCTACAAGGAAATGTTTTCTGGTAGTCTCGTGACGGTGTGGCTGGCGCCCAACTACTGCTACCGGTGCGGGAACATCGCTAGCATTCTCAGCATCAACGACAACTTAGAGCGTGAGTATAAGGTCTTTGATGCTGTTACCAAAGACACCAGTATCATGCCACCAAAGAAACCGGTGGTGGACTACTTCATCTGA
- the KRE1 gene encoding Kre1p, whose product MVSAATTSSSSSTSTTSTMKPTSVWVTGTDANGVLKTTQSRFEQTQFVVETSTTAVPSGAIGLGSVSGTVGQVRSYEQVTVSAGGSFAYGAVPGGLRGSMPWVTVGTTLVFVFGVAMI is encoded by the coding sequence ATGGTTTCGGCAGCCACCACATCTAGCTCCTCCAGCACATCCACCACGTCTACTATGAAACCCACGTCTGTGTGGGTGACAGGCACCGACGCCAACGGCGTGTTGAAAACTACGCAGAGCCGTTTTGAACAAACGCAGTTTGTGGTTGAGACCAGTACTACAGCGGTTCCTAGCGGTGCCATTGGCCTCGGGAGTGTTTCGGGCACAGTTGGACAAGTGAGATCGTACGAGCAGGTGACCGTGTCCGCTGGAGGATCGTTTGCATACGGAGCGGTGCCAGGGGGACTTCGTGGTAGCATGCCATGGGTCACCGTGGGCACGACGCTTGTGTTCGTCTTTGGTGTGGCGATGATCTAG
- a CDS encoding S-adenosylmethionine-dependent methyltransferase, with protein sequence MSDTEIDAGLFEEPEGFRPPPPESHFVEYERVSGKTDPTTIKLKLVGKSPLWGHLLWNAGKFTANYLDAHAEELVRGKKVLELGAAAALPSLVCAVNGASKVISSDYPDPELIDHIQYNIDHCEGIPKDTIVKAKGYIWGNDVRALCYDDIEDESALPKEIKEEDKFDLVILSDLVFNHREHLKLLSACRKALKASGTGLVVFSPHRPHLLDEDLKFFETSEQFDFKAEQIACENWTPMFEEDEATAEIRSRVYCFKIHPQW encoded by the coding sequence ATGTCGGACACAGAAATTGATGCTGGCCTCTTTGAGGAGCCTGAGGGCTTTAGGCCGCCACCCCCAGAGTCTCATTTTGTCGAATACGAAAGAGTATCAGGAAAGACAGATCCTACAACCATCAAACTTAAGCTTGTGGGTAAATCGCCATTGTGGGGACACTTGCTTTGGAACGCAGGCAAATTTACTGCTAATTACCTTGATGCTCACGCTGAGGAGCTTGTTAGGGGAAAAAAAGTGTTGGAATTGGGAGCAGCTGCAGCGTTGCCTTCCTTGGTTTGTGCTGTCAATGGGGCCTCCAAAGTGATTAGCTCAGACTACCCGGACCCTGAGTTGATTGATCACATTCAGTATAATATCGATCATTGCGAAGGAATCCCTAAAGACACAATTGTTAAGGCTAAAGGATACATTTGGGGTAACGATGTGAGAGCTCTCTGCTACGATGATATCGAGGATGAGAGCGCTTTGCccaaagagatcaaggaagaggacAAATTTGATCTTGTCATCTTGTCAGACTTGGTCTTCAATCACAGAGAACACCTCAAGCTTCTCAGCGCTTGCAGAAAAGCCCTCAAGGCTAGTGGCACTGGGCTTGTCGTTTTCAGTCCCCACAGACCACACCTACTAGAtgaagacttgaagttcttcGAGACAAGCGAGCAGTTCGACTTTAAAGCGGAGCAAATAGCGTGTGAGAACTGGACGCCCatgtttgaagaagacgaggCTACGGCAGAGATCCGGTCGAGGGTCTACTGCTTCAAGATTCACCCACAATGGTAG
- a CDS encoding GTPase NPA3 yields MSSSEKKPATIICIGMAGSGKTTFMQRLNAHLHQKKNPPYILNLDPAVLRVPYHPNIDIRDSVNYKKVQQEYGLGPNGAIVTSLNLFSTKVDQVIKLIDSKGDKYKNVIVDTPGQIECFVWSASGAIITEAFASTFPTVIAYIVDTPRNSSPTTFMSNMLYACSILYKTKLPMIVVFNKTDVKKADFAIEWMQDFEAFQMAMMKDKELNGDDGSSSGYMSSLVNSMSLMLEEFYSQLDVSACSAYTGQGFDDFMDAVDRKIEEYHEFYEAERDRILKEKAEREEKRKTDSLSKLMKDMDLKKGDEKDSHVLSDYEDEDDNNGEVDRDSEEETERQYTFPEDRNAEVSEKTDADLQARYQAAFEDTAKDASSKTAESIANYIRQ; encoded by the coding sequence ATGCTGTCCTCAGAGAAAAAGCCAGCCACCATCATATGCATTGGGATGGCAGGGTCTGGAAAAACCACCTTTATGCAAAGGTTGAATGCtcatctccatcaaaagaaaaaccCTCCATATATCCTCAATCTAGATCCGGCCGTTCTTAGAGTTCCTTATCATCCCAATATCGATATTCGAGACTCGGTCAACTATAAGAAAGTTCAACAGGAATATGGGTTAGGTCCAAATGGTGCAATCGTCACTTCCCTCAACTTATTCTCCACCAAAGTGGATCAGGTCATAAAGCTCATCGATAGCAAGGGGGACAAGTACAAGAACGTCATAGTCGACACTCCAGGTCAGATCGAGTGTTTTGTTTGGTCAGCATCTGGTGCCATCATTACAGAGGCATTTGCATCCACTTTTCCAACCGTCATTGCATACATTGTAGATACTCCAAGAAATTCATCTCCAACCACCTTCATGTCGAATATGTTGTACGCGTGTTCCATTCTTTACAAGACAAAATTGCCAATGATTGTGGTATTCAACAAGACTGACGTCAAAAAAGCCGACTTCGCCATCGAATGGATGCAAGATTTCGAGGCTTTCCAAATGGCTATGATGAAGGATAAAGAGTTAAATGGGGATGATGGCTCAAGCTCAGGGTATATGAGTAGCTTGGTGAACTCTATGTCTCTTATGTTAGAGGAGTTTTATTCTCAATTGGACGTCCTGGCCTGCAGTGCATACACTGGTCAAGGATTCGACGACTTCATGGATGCTGTTGACAGAAAGATTGAGGAATATCACGAATTCTACGAGGCGGAAAGAGATCGaatcttgaaggaaaaagcGGAGAGggaggaaaagagaaagacaGACTCGTTGAGTAAGCTTATGAAGGATATGGACCTAAAAAAGGGCGATGAGAAGGACTCTCATGTTCTTTCAGACTacgaggatgaagatgataatAACGGAGAAGTCGACAGAGATTCAGaggaagaaacagaaagGCAGTATACCTTTCCAGAGGACAGAAATGCTGAGGTAAGTGAGAAGACAGATGCTGACTTACAGGCTCGGTATCAGGCAGCTTTCGAAGACACAGCGAAAGATGCTTCGTCCAAAACCGCAGAATCCATTGCGAATTACATAAGGCAGTAG
- the PEX1 gene encoding AAA family ATPase peroxin 1 yields MEGSSANVVYRQSWNNLVDLPANLSSLLYNANVSPQEVVVELVTQAQNKCYVGWSGMSAGGARNLGIDSIFAQSLRLAEKQLVTVNVKIRNFKANSIFLEPEQASDWELVELHAAYIESKLIEQSRCVAVGQVLVVYPTKTSSVKLQVKDIGSKEHSYAIIDPFAEISIAPKLREKKRSSSQSVKSGRSSRSTIDESALGPSVLKRGIALPNGLFQADHSTYEGYTLHVNFEEVLHFFNRAEFVTVSVLPGPDTKINAAPTENAPEHQNDDKKKDKSSTKLTENKTIVAKLVNSPKCPADSVGLSKKLAIALNVENKIGFKVALRQAPKHVSKRPSTLIIHPYITQTKKTDSIQLNSSAKTQMNQTLSQNISKILFDPDQSITKSPITNFMKLPPIPGLLPLGVILEFKKNSDTQAYIKPFELNKSKSPPKIEMGDEVLRSASFLETEKEEELDEVYGSNDVINEIVDYVTTFPNSGIMLHGTSGSGKSLLLKWIARKVGLQHGFHTKFVSCESVMNENQDQLTANISKWIQECSWNDPSVLILDNLDKLLPAEVEQGDSTLSNQLSEFLVSQFQKVHAQNNSNLSLIVSGVSKESFNKLLGSMHLIESYHHLSPPQKAARATILEEYLVKKLGCNVEFDIMDIVSETEGYLPNDLKLLSDRIFHESLFNAASAENKNRYTVDKKAFEKALSGFMPSNLRGVKLQKSSTSWSDIGGLTEAKRVLLETLEWPTKYAPIFASCPLRLRSGILLYGYPGCGKTLLASAIAGQCGLNFISIKGPEILNKYIGASEQSVRELFERAQSAKPCILFFDEFDSIAPKRGHDSTGVTDRVVNQMLTQMDGAEGLDGVYVLAATSRPDLIDSALLRPGRLDKSIICDMPNYEDRLDILKCISAKMDLSKNVNLESIAQQTGGFSGADMQGLGYNAYLKAVHEKLAATEALTVDTSNDDKSYDFFQVSSEKLKNKNLRPAEKVKILQQIEKLFDDKDANRKVNNTAKSSEQSKVVLTQEHFWRA; encoded by the coding sequence ATGGAAGGTTCTTCTGCAAACGTCGTGTACCGCCAGTCGTGGAACAACTTGGTGGATTTGCCGGCCAACTTGCTGTCGTTGCTCTACAACGCCAATGTGTCTCCGCAAGAAGTGGTGGTTGAGCTTGTCACTCAGGCTCAGAACAAGTGCTATGTCGGCTGGTCAGGAATGAGTGCTGGCGGAGCCCGCAACTTGGGGATCGATTCTATCTTTGCTCAGCTGTTGCGTTTGGCCGAGAAGCAGCTTGTCACAGTAAACGTCAAGATCAGAAATTTCAAGGCTAACtccatcttcttggagCCGGAGCAGGCTTCAGACTGGGAGCTTGTGGAACTTCACGCAGCGTACATCGAGTCCAAATTGATTGAGCAGTCTCGTTGTGTAGCCGTGGGTCAGGTTTTGGTGGTGTATCCGACGAAAACGTCGTCGGTGAAGCTCCAAGTGAAGGACATTGGGTCGAAAGAGCACTCATATGCTATTATAGATCCATTTGCCGAGATAAGCATAGCCCCAAAGCtcagagaaaagaaaagatccTCCTCACAATCAGTCAAGTCCGGCAGATCGTCGAGATCGACCATTGATGAGTCTGCGTTGGGGCCTTCGGTGTTGAAGAGAGGCATTGCGCTTCCGAATGGCCTTTTCCAAGCAGACCACTCGACGTACGAAGGTTACACCCTTCACGTCAACTTTGAGGAAGTGTTACACTTTTTCAATAGAGCTGAATTTGTCACCGTATCGGTCCTCCCTGGGCCAGACACAAAAATCAACGCTGCGCCCACTGAAAACGCCCCCGAACATCAGAATGatgacaaaaagaaggacaaaTCCAGTACAAAACTCACTGAAAACAAGACTATCGTTGCTAAATTGGTCAACTCCCCTAAATGCCCTGCCGATTCGGTGGGGCTCAGCAAGAAGCTAGCGATCGCACTCAATGTGGAAAACAAGATTGGATTCAAAGTTGCTTTAAGACAGGCCCCTAAGCATGTTTCCAAACGTCCCTCCACACTCATAATTCACCCATACATCACCcagacaaagaaaacagaCTCGATACAACTCAACTCGTCTGCGAAGACCCAAATGAATCAGACATTATCACAAAATATCTCCAAAATTCTATTCGATCCGGACCAGTCAAtcacaaaatcaccaatAACaaacttcatgaaattACCGCCAATTCCTGGTTTACTTCCTCTTGGGGTTATATTGgaattcaaaaagaacagcGACACGCAGGCATATATAAAGCCTtttgagctcaacaagtcgAAGTCACCGCCAAAGATTGAGATGGGTGACGAGGTGTTGCGAAGCGCATCATTCCTAGAAactgaaaaagaagaggagttgGATGAAGTCTATGGCTCAAATGAtgtcatcaatgagatcGTCGACTATGTCACTACGTTTCCAAACTCTGGAATAATGCTCCACGGCACCTCAGGGAGCGGCAAAAGCTTGCTTCTTAAATGGATTGCTCGTAAAGTTGGTCTACAGCATGGATTCCACACTAAATTCGTGTCTTGTGAATCAGTGATGAATGAAAACCAAGATCAATTGACTGCAAACATTTCAAAGTGGATTCAAGAATGCTCGTGGAATGATCCATCGGTCTTGATCTTAGACAACCTAGATAAGTTATTACCTGCCGAGGTTGAACAGGGCGACTCTACTTTGTCAAATCAATTATCTGAGTTCCTTGTATCTCAGTTTCAAAAAGTGCATGCTCAAAATAATAGCAACTTGTCTCTCATCGTTTCTGGTGTTTCTAAAGAatccttcaacaagcttttggGATCAATGCATCTCATAGAATCATATCATCACTTGAGCCCGCCACAGAAGGCAGCTCGCGCTACAATTTTAGAAGAGTATTTGGTCAAAAAGTTGGGCTGTAACGTTGAGTTTGACATCATGGATATTGTATCTGAAACTGAGGGATACCTTCCCAATGacttgaaattgttgagTGATAGAATTTTCCATGAAAGCTTATTCAATGCCGCTTCGGCCGAGAACAAGAACCGCTATACTGTTGACAAAAAGGCTTTTGAGAAGGCGCTTCTGGGCTTCATGCCTTCCAACTTGAGAGGGGTCAAGTTACagaaatcttcaacaagttggtCAGATATTGGTGGATTGACAGAGGCGAAGCGGGTACTTCTAGAAACATTAGAGTGGCCAACAAAGTATGCACCAATCTTCGCTAGTTGTCCTCTACGTTTGAGATCCGGTATTTTGCTTTATGGATACCCTGGTTGTGGCAAAACTCTTCTTGCCAGCGCCATTGCCGGTCAGTGTGGCCTCAATTTTATTTCTATCAAAGGTCCAGAAATCTTGAACAAATATATTGGTGCTTCTGAGCAATCTGTTagagagctttttgagcgTGCTCAATCAGCAAAACCATGCATCCTTTTTTTCGATGAATTCGACTCCATCGCTCCCAAAAGAGGTCATGACTCGACAGGTGTCACCGATAGAGTCGTCAACCAGATGTTGACGCAAATGGATGGTGCAGAGGGGCTCGATGGTGTGTACGTATTGGCGGCAACCAGTAGACCGGACTTGATTGATTCTGCCTTGTTACGACCAGGCCGTCTTGATAAAAGTATTATCTGTGATATGCCTAATTATGAAGACAGACTCGATATTCTTAAATGCATCAGCGCCAAGATGGATTTAAGCAAAAACGTGAATCTTGAAAGTATTGCCCAACAGACGGGTGGTTTCAGTGGAGCTGATATGCAAGGTTTGGGATACAATGCATATTTGAAGGCTGTACACGAGAAGTTGGCAGCTACTGAGGCACTCACAGTTGATACTAGCAATGATGACAAGTCGTATGACTTCTTTCAGGTCAGCTctgaaaaactcaagaatAAGAACCTTAGACCAGcagagaaggtgaagataCTTCAGCAGATCGAAAAGTTATTCGATGATAAAGACGCGAACAGGAAGGTTAACAACACAGCGAAGAGTTCAGAACAATCAAAGGTGGTCCTCACTCAGGAGCACTTTTGGAGAGCTTGA
- a CDS encoding ERMES complex subunit MDM12, translating to MSFDINWDKLVADNSLNESIREFLDIQLNQLSLPPYIDNLTVTKFSLGTKAPEITIRHVGDPFDEFYEEGSDGEEENAISPAISDSDTDSVGNDTDDAYDGHTTLNETGLKESLADLPPSPPPLMRDPHDILRNFHAYSMNNVGLGHHHMNAVNESETPTNIFAQNTTKRPAITPGQKTAKRDCNDLQTIVEFDYHGDSSMEVTVNLLVNYPSAQFITLPIKLHITDLVIHSLAVVAYLKKCIYVAFLCDLNDAQQGYFGKSNGLASEKSTNTPSVGGNFVDYSSPTNHERIDVIKSVKIESEIGELGNNVLRNVGKVERFLIDQLRTIIREEIAWPSWVCFDLNDDEEDDPNDGTSDDRPLDAGT from the coding sequence ATGTCTTTCGACATAAACTGGGACAAGCTTGTGGCAGACAATTCACTCAATGAATCTATAAGAGAATTTCTCGATATTCAGCTTAATCAGCTTCTGCTACCGCCTTATATTGACAATCTCACGGTGACCAAATTCTCATTGGGCACTAAGGCACCCGAGATCACCATACGACATGTTGGTGATCCCTTTGACGAGTTCTACGAAGAAGGCAGCGACGGCGAGGAGGAGAATGCAATTTCCCCAGCAATCAGCGATCTGGACACAGACTCGGTTGGGAACGATACGGACGATGCATACGATGGACATACTACTTTGAACGAGACGGGTCTCAAAGAGTCGCTTGCGGACCTACCCCCTTCTCCACCCCCCTTGATGAGAGATCCTCACGACATATTACGTAACTTTCACGCCTATTCGATGAACAACGTTGGTCTCGGGCATCACCATATGAATGCCGTGAACGAGTCTGAAACACCTACAAACATCTTTGCACAAAATACCACGAAGAGGCCCGCTATTACGCCTGGCCAAAAAACggcaaaaagagattgCAACGATTTGCAAACAATCGTGGAATTTGACTACCATGGGGACCTGTCCATGGAAGTGACGGTTAATTTGTTGGTAAACTATCCATCTGCACAGTTTATTACGTTACCCATAAAGCTTCACATCACAGATCTCGTGATCCATTCCTTAGCAGTGGTCGCctacttgaaaaagtgcATCTACGTGGCTTTTCTTTGTGATCTCAATGATGCTCAACAGGGGTACTTCGGGAAGTCCAATGGTTTAGCTCTGGAGAAATCAACGAATACTCCTTCCGTAGGCGGAAATTTTGTCGACTATTCGTCGCCTACAAATCATGAAAGAATTGACGTCATTAAGTCCGTCAAAATTGAGTCCGAGATTGGTGAATTGGGTAATAATGTGCTTCGTAATGTTGGCAAAGTAGAACGCTTTTTAATCGATCAGTTACGAACAATTATACGAGAAGAGATTGCGTGGCCAAGTTGGGTTTGTTTTGATTTaaatgatgacgaagaggacgaTCCCAATGATGGAACCTCTGATGACCGTCCGCTTGACGCTGGAACTTAA
- the PSF1 gene encoding DNA replication protein PSF1 yields MYGDSAQKLLLDGKRTSNLTELPLYQLDLVKDIVSEITDLKNDVDFLNEQELFPEDASEEERRIAQCQIFVRSLYMRRNKRCLLAHQKLRADKINEFSWLNIDPIYTTDGNTQANQAENNAGSSGTTKLALNNLSHPEQEYYKQYQDLILDFKSSFADIDLSGNLEPPTDIFIDVRVLKDGGEIQTEYGVFNLIKDSQFYVRKSDVDRLIQQGYLEQI; encoded by the coding sequence ATGTACGGGGATCTGGCACAAAAACTACTCTTAGATGGCAAAAGAACGTCGAACCTTACAGAATTACCCTTATACCAACTAGATTTGGTGAAGGATATCGTGCTGGAGATCACGGATCTCAAGAACGATGTGGACTTCCTCAACGAGCAAGAACTCTTTCCTGAAGATGCCTCCGAGGAGGAAAGGAGGATTGCACAGTGTCAAATTTTCGTTCGACTGCTCTATATGAGGAGAAACAAGAGATGTCTTCTAGCGCACCAGAAACTACGAGCTGATAAAATCAACGAGTTCCTGTGGCTCAACATTGACCCCATCTACACCACCGACGGCAACACCCAAGCTAATCAGGCAGAGAACAATGCTGGATCTTCGGGAACCACGAAACTCGCTCTCAACAACCTATCACATCCAGAACAAGAGTACTACAAGCAATATCAGGACTTGATTCTTgacttcaagtcttcaTTTGCAGACATAGACCTATCTGGAAACCTCGAGCCGCCCACGGACATTTTCATTGATGTACGTGTTCTCAAAGACGGTGGCGAAATTCAGACCGAGTACGGAGTGTTCAACCTCATCAAGGACTCTCAGTTCTATGTTCGTAAATCCGACGTGGATCGTTTGATACAACAGGGGTATTTGGAACAGATATAG
- the MED11 gene encoding Med11p, which yields MTEDNKRGFIQTRLDSLHEIDNNIVKLLDGIGSIFDTYIEPSKQDVQDLATTKEKFIDGTKRIYSLLGSIAIGLRKEVKIMDENIGVYDKNDENVMILPISIDQKHTSLGRDRLEKEVKNMQEIVKIDHADGQVKVEEKDVSEVRRDGQEEAKDEVSAPLEGEVNDNDMTVD from the coding sequence ATGACAGAGGACAACAAAAGAGGGTTCATTCAGACGCGATTGGATTCCCTTCACGAGATTGATAACAATATCGTTAAATTGCTAGATGGAATCGGTTCTATTTTCGATACATACATTGAACCTAGTAAACAAGACGTGCAAGATCTCGCAACgacaaaagagaagtttATAGATGGCACGAAACGAATATACTCGCTTCTTGGAAGCATTGCCATAGGTCTACGGAAGGAGGTGAAGATCATGGATGAAAATATTGGCGTGTATGATAAGAATGATGAAAATGTCATGATCCTACCCATCAGCATTGACCAAAAGCACACCTCGCTTGGAAGAGACAGGTTAGAAAAGGAGGTCAAAAACATGCAAGAGATTGTCAAGATAGATCATGCTGACGGTCAAGTCAAGGttgaggagaaggatgTGTCTGAGGTTAGAAGAGAcggtcaagaagaagctaaAGACGAGGTAAGTGCACCTCTCGAAGGAGAGGTCAACGACAACGACATGACGGTGGATTAA
- a CDS encoding dihydrofolate synthase yields MGIELGLGRVEKLLKLLANPHRQLKCIHVTGTNGKGSTLAYLSSILSEANIRHGRFTTPHTISVNDSLSINRDALPMEKFQQYKMKVQAQNDRHEVGCTEFEILTCSMFLAFAFEAVELALIEVGLGGRNDATNVVSKDEVLVSGITKIGIDHEKFLGNTISSIAHEKAGIIKNGIDCVVDSTNSEEALEVIRKQADQQGSPLHEVNGSSSRIQRLIKLSPLRGKYQEQNLAISLKIVSLLRDKYQYNISDEAIERGIQKTTWPGRLQLVQHPEKNIQFLLDGAHNESAAIELGNYLEDVRKDDEGIIFVVALTKGKSIEGLLKHIVKGEHDTVIPMKFSQPEDMPWVHCYDASELAQVAKKFVSNVNEIKLEDANELFEHLQKLKNDMDNRQVVICGSLYLCADILRAIQYAPHQR; encoded by the coding sequence ATGGGCATTGAGCTCGGCCTAGGCCGTGTAGAGAAGCTCCTCAAGCTCTTGGCCAACCCTCATAGGCAACTCAAGTGTATACATGTGACAGGTACAAACGGTAAAGGCTCAACGCTAGCATACTTATCGTCGATACTCAGTGAGGCCAATATTCGTCATGGTCGCTTCACCACCCCGCATACGATCCTGGTGAATGACAGCTTGAGTATAAATCGAGATGCTTTACCAATGGAAAAGTTCCAACAATACAAGATGAAGGTTCAAGCACAAAACGATCGCCATGAAGTGGGCTGTACTGAATTTGAGATTCTCACCTGCTCCATGTTCTTAGCATTTGCCTTTGAAGCGGTGGAATTGGCACTTATAGAGGTCGGACTTGGTGGACGAAACGATGCTACAAATGTCGTTTCGAAAGATGAGGTCCTTGTTAGTGGCATCACCAAGATTGGGATTGACCACGAGAAGTTTTTAGGGAATACCATTTCGCTGATCGCTCACGAGAAAGCGGGCATAATAAAAAACGGAATTGACTGTGTTGTTGATCTGACAAACAGTGAAGAGGCTTTGGAAGTGATCAGAAAGCAAGCAGATCAACAGGGTAGCCCGCTACACGAAGTAAATGGGTCATCATCTCGCATCCAGAGGCTTATAAAGCTTTCTCCGCTACGAGGCAAATACCAGGAGCAGAATCTTGCAATCTCGTTGAAGATTGTTTCCCTTCTAAGGGACAAATATCAATACAATATCTCAGATGAGGCCATTGAGCGGGGTATTCAAAAGACTACGTGGCCAGGaagacttcaacttgttcagCACCCTGAGAAGAATATACAATTTCTTCTCGACGGAGCTCACAACGAGAGTGCCGCCATTGAGCTTGGTAACtatcttgaagatgttcGCAAAGATGACGAAGGTATCATTTTTGTCGTTGCACTCACTAAAGGAAAATCCATAGAGGGCTTGTTGAAGCACATCGTCAAAGGTGAACACGACACAGTGATCCCAATGAAGTTTCTGCAGCCAGAGGATATGCCCTGGGTGCATTGCTACGACGCGAGTGAACTAGCtcaagttgcaaagaagttTGTGAGCAATGTCAACGAaatcaagcttgaagatgcgaatgagctttttgagcatTTACAAAAATTAAAGAATGACATGGATAACAGACAGGTTGTCATTTGTGGTAGTCTCTATTTGTGTGCTGATATACTACGGGCCATCCAGTACGCGCCCCATCAAAGATAA
- the ASC1 gene encoding 40S ribosomal protein RACK1 — protein sequence MSEGVLVLRGTLEGHNGWVTSLATTPSKPDLLLSGSRDKTLIAWKLTGDDAQYGVPKKSFIGHSHIVQDVTISVDGAYALSGSWDKTLRLWDLETGESTKRFDGHTGDVLSVSIASNLRQIVSASRDKTVKVWNTIGECMHTLTSHKDWVSAVRFSPDTKSNTVISASWDKTVKSWDLNKYELNADFIGHTGYISCITISPDGSLNASAGKDGVIILWDLNSNETLYTLNAASEVHALAFSPNRYWLAAATSSGIKIFNLQERTLLDELKPEFAVSAKAKDPEAISLAWSADGQNLFAGYTDNIIRVWQVMTSSA from the exons ATGTCTGAGGGAgttttggttttgagaGGCACCCTTGAGGGCCACAACGGCTGGGTCACTTCGTTGGCCACCACCCCATCCAAGCCTGATTTGCTTTTGTCCGGTTCCAGAGACAAGACCTTGATCGCTTGGAAGTTGACCGGTGACGATGCCCAGTACGGTGTTCCAAAGAAGTCTTTCATTGGTCACTCCCACATTGTCCAGGACGTCACCATCTCTGTTGACGGTGCCTACGCTTTGTCTGGTTCTTGGGACAAGACCTTGAGATTGTGGGATTTGGAGACCGGTGAGTCCACCAAGAGATTTGATGGCCACACTGGTGACGTTTTGTCTGTCTCCATTGCCTCCAACTTGAGACAGAttgtttctgcttctcGTGACAAGACTGTCAAGGTTTGGAACACCATTGGTGAGTGCATGCACACCTTGACTTCCCACAAGGACTGGGTCTCCGCCGTGAGATTCTCTCCTGACACCAAGTCCAACACCGTGatctctgcttcttggGACAAGACTGTTAAG TCCTGggacttgaacaagtacGAGCTCAACGCTGACTTCATTGGTCATACCGGCTACATCTCCTGCATCACCATCTCCCCTGACGGATCCTTGAACGCTTCCGCTGGTAAGGACGGTGTCATCATCTTGTGGGACTTGAACTCCAACGAGACCTTGTACACCTTGAACGCTGCTTCTGAGGTTCACGCTTTGGCCTTCTCTCCAAACAGATACTGGTTGGCTGCCGCCACCTCCTCTGGtatcaagatcttcaacttgcaGGAGAGAACCTTGTTGGACGAATTGAAGCCAGAGTTCGCTGTCTCTGCTAAGGCTAAGGACCCAGAGGCCATCTCCTTGGCTTGGTCCGCTGACGGCCAGAACTTGTTCGCCGGCTACACCGACAACATCATTAGAGTCTGGCAGGTCATGACCTCTTCTGCTTAA